In a genomic window of Nyctibius grandis isolate bNycGra1 unplaced genomic scaffold, bNycGra1.pri scaffold_156_arrow_ctg1, whole genome shotgun sequence:
- the HSD17B8 gene encoding (3R)-3-hydroxyacyl-CoA dehydrogenase, translating to MGSAGRLGGALALVTGGASGIGRAVCARLARDGARVAVAVADRDEVGAGDTARGLRGHPPTPPPHAAFGVDVASAPSVTQLLARVQEHFGAPPSILVGCAGITRDEFLLRLQEAPFREVLGVNLTGTFLVTQAVAQALVAAGAPGGSIIHVGSVVGKVGNLGQANYAAAKAGVEGLTRSCAKELARFGIRCNVVLPGFIVTPMTAKVPPKVLEKFAGMVPLGRLGDPQDVADVCAFLASEDSSYITGASVEVTGGLFM from the exons ATGGGCTCGGCGGGGCGCCTCGGCGGGGCCCTGGCGCTGGTCACAG GAGGTGCCAGCGGCATCGGCCGCGCCGTCTGCGCCCGCCTGGCCCGCGACGGCGCCCGCGTGGCCGTGGCCGTGGCCGACCGGGATGAGGTGGGGGCGGGGGACACGGCCAGGGGGCT gaggggacacccccccaccccccccccccacgccgCATTCGGGGTAGACGTGGCCTCCGCACCCAGCGTCACCCAGCTCCTGGCCCGTGTCCAG gaGCATTTCGGGGCCCCCCCCAGCATCCTCGTGGGCTGCGCCGGCATCACGCGGGACGAGTTCCTGCTGCGCCTGCAGGAGGCGCCCTTCCGGGAGGTGCTGGGAGTGAACCTGACG gGGACCTTCCTGGTGACGCAGGCGGTGGCCCAGGCCTTGGTGGCCGCGGGGGCTCCCGGCGGCTCCATCATCCACGTGGGCAGCGTGGTGGGCAAG gtgggcaacctgggccaggccaACTACGCGGCGGCCAAGGCCGGGGTGGAGGGGCTGACCCGGAGCTGCGCCAAGGAGCTGGCCAG GTTCGGGATCCGGTGCAACGTGGTGCTGCCGGGGTTTATTGTCACCCCCATGACGGCCAAGGTGCCCCCCAAGGTGTTGGAGAAG TTTGCAGGGATGGTGCCCTTGGGGCGGCTCGGGGACCCGCAGG acGTGGCGGACGTCTGCGCCTTCCTGGCCTCCGAGGACAGCAGCTACATCACGGGGGCCAGCGTGGAGGTGACAG GGGGTCTCTTCATGTga
- the SLC39A7 gene encoding zinc transporter SLC39A7 isoform X3, with product MAAAARSRGLGVTLATAAVLALCLLPAPAASHEDLHHGHGHSHEGMYHGHGHSHEDLHHGHGHGHSHEGMYHGHSHEGMYHGHGHSHEDLHHGHGHSHEDLHHGHGHSHEGMYHDHGHGHSHEDLHHGHGHSHSHEDLHHGQGHHGHSHEDLHHGHHHPSHKHLPPDPPKPPSSRPDTVTLWMHTMAATLVISAAPYLVLFLIPVESNAPRHQALLKLLLSFAAGGLLGDAFLHLIPHALAPHAHHGEGGHADAEPGGHGHSHHGQEHGRMLAVGMWVLAGIVAFLVVETFVRHAKGGHGHGHSHGHGVKAKGSSSEAMEVSGYLNLAADVAHNFTDGLAIGASFLAGPALGTVTAVTVLLHELPHEVGDFAILVQSGCSKRKAMRLQLVTALGAVAGAACSLLAEGAGEAAMTGVLPFTAGGFIYVGTVSVLPELLRDAAPLQAFLQLLGLLAGVAMMVAIAHYE from the exons ATGGCAGCTGCCGCCCGGTCGCGGGGACTCGGTGTCACCCTCGCCACCGCCGCCGTGCTGGCCCTCTGCCTCCtgccggcccccgccgcctcgCACGAGGACCTCCACCATGGCCATGGCCACTCACACGAGGGCATGTACCATGGCCATGGCCACTCGCACGAGGACCTCCACCATGGCCATGGCCACGGCCACTCACACGAGGGCATGTACCATGGCCACTCGCATGAGGGCATGTACCATGGCCATGGCCACTCGCACGAGGACCTCCACCATGGCCATGGCCACTCGCACGAGGACCTCCACCATGGCCATGGGCACTCACATGAGGGCATGTACCATGACCATGGCCATGGCCACTCGCACGAGGACCTCCACCATGGCCATGGCCATAGCCACTCCCATGAGGATCTGCACCATGGCCAAGGGCACCATGGCCACTCGCACGAGGACCTCCACCACGGGCACCACCACCCCTCGCACAAGCATCTCCCCCCAGATCCCCCCAAACCTCCATCGTCGCGCCCGGACACGGTGACGCTGTGGATGCAC ACGATGGCGGCCACCCTGGTGATCAGCGCCGCCCCCTACCTCGTCCTCTTCCTCATCCCCGTGGAGTCCAACGCCCCGCGACACCAGGCGCTCCTCAAGCTGCTCCTGAGCTTCGCggcgggggggctgctgggggacgCCTTCCTCCACCTCATCCCCCACGCCCTGG CTCCCCACGCACACCATGGCGAGGGCGGCCACGCCGACGCCGAGCCGGGCGGCCACGGCCACTCGCACCACG GGCAGGAGCACGGGCGCATGCTGGCAGTGGGGATGTGGGTGCTGGCCGGCATCGTGGCCTTCCTCGTGGTGGAGACCTTCGTGCGGCACGCCAAGGGTGGCCATGGCCACGGTCATAGCCACGGCCACG GGGTCAAGGCCAAGGGCAGCTCGAGCGAAG CCATGGAGGTGTCGGGCTATCTGAACCTGGCGGCCGACGTGGCTCACAACTTCACGGACGGGCTGGCCATCGGCGCGTCCTTCCTGGCGGGGCCGGCGCTGGGGACGGTGACAGCGGTGACGGTGCTGCTGCACGAGCTGCCCCACGAGGTGGGCGACTTCGCCATCCTCGTGCAGTCGGGCTGCAGCAAGCGCAAG gcCATGCGTCTGCAGCTGGTGACGGCGCTGGGCGCGGTGGCCGGGGCCGCCTGCTCGCTGCTGGCCGAGGGGGCGGGCGAGGCGGCCATGACGGGGGTCCTGCCCTTCACCGCCGGCGGCTTCATCTACGTGGGCACCGTCTCCGTCCTGCCCGAGCTGCTGCGCGACGCCGCCCCCCTCCAGgccttcctccagctcctggggcTACTGGCCGGCGTCGCCATGATGGTGGCCATCGCCCACTACGAGTag
- the SLC39A7 gene encoding zinc transporter SLC39A7 isoform X2: MAAAARSRGLGVTLATAAVLALCLLPAPAASHEDLHHGHGHSHEGMYHGHGHSHEDLHHGHGHGHSHEGMYHGHSHEGMYHGHGHSHEDLHHGHGHSHEDLHHGHGHSHSHEDLHHGQGHHGHSHEDLHHGHHHPSHKHLPPDPPKPPSSRPDTVTLWMHTMAATLVISAAPYLVLFLIPVESNAPRHQALLKLLLSFAAGGLLGDAFLHLIPHALAPHAHHGEGGHADAEPGGHGHSHHGQEHGRMLAVGMWVLAGIVAFLVVETFVRHAKGGHGHGHSHGHGVKAKGSSSEGEEEPGATGRREKVATKGHRGKSRPAGKGSEESAMEVSGYLNLAADVAHNFTDGLAIGASFLAGPALGTVTAVTVLLHELPHEVGDFAILVQSGCSKRKAMRLQLVTALGAVAGAACSLLAEGAGEAAMTGVLPFTAGGFIYVGTVSVLPELLRDAAPLQAFLQLLGLLAGVAMMVAIAHYE, translated from the exons ATGGCAGCTGCCGCCCGGTCGCGGGGACTCGGTGTCACCCTCGCCACCGCCGCCGTGCTGGCCCTCTGCCTCCtgccggcccccgccgcctcgCACGAGGACCTCCACCATGGCCATGGCCACTCACACGAGGGCATGTACCATGGCCATGGCCACTCGCACGAGGACCTCCACCATGGCCATGGCCACGGCCACTCACACGAGGGCATGTACCATGGCCACTCGCATGAGGGCATGTACCATGGCCATGGCCACTCGCACGAGGACCTCCACCATGGCCATGGCCACTCGCACGAGGAC CTCCACCATGGCCATGGCCATAGCCACTCCCATGAGGATCTGCACCATGGCCAAGGGCACCATGGCCACTCGCACGAGGACCTCCACCACGGGCACCACCACCCCTCGCACAAGCATCTCCCCCCAGATCCCCCCAAACCTCCATCGTCGCGCCCGGACACGGTGACGCTGTGGATGCAC ACGATGGCGGCCACCCTGGTGATCAGCGCCGCCCCCTACCTCGTCCTCTTCCTCATCCCCGTGGAGTCCAACGCCCCGCGACACCAGGCGCTCCTCAAGCTGCTCCTGAGCTTCGCggcgggggggctgctgggggacgCCTTCCTCCACCTCATCCCCCACGCCCTGG CTCCCCACGCACACCATGGCGAGGGCGGCCACGCCGACGCCGAGCCGGGCGGCCACGGCCACTCGCACCACG GGCAGGAGCACGGGCGCATGCTGGCAGTGGGGATGTGGGTGCTGGCCGGCATCGTGGCCTTCCTCGTGGTGGAGACCTTCGTGCGGCACGCCAAGGGTGGCCATGGCCACGGTCATAGCCACGGCCACG GGGTCAAGGCCAAGGGCAGCTCGAGCGAAGGTGAGGAGGAGCCGGGGGCGACGGGGCGGAGGGAGAAGGTGGCCACCAAGGGCCACCGCGGCAAGAGCCGGCCGGCGGGGAAGGGGAGCGAGGAGTCGG CCATGGAGGTGTCGGGCTATCTGAACCTGGCGGCCGACGTGGCTCACAACTTCACGGACGGGCTGGCCATCGGCGCGTCCTTCCTGGCGGGGCCGGCGCTGGGGACGGTGACAGCGGTGACGGTGCTGCTGCACGAGCTGCCCCACGAGGTGGGCGACTTCGCCATCCTCGTGCAGTCGGGCTGCAGCAAGCGCAAG gcCATGCGTCTGCAGCTGGTGACGGCGCTGGGCGCGGTGGCCGGGGCCGCCTGCTCGCTGCTGGCCGAGGGGGCGGGCGAGGCGGCCATGACGGGGGTCCTGCCCTTCACCGCCGGCGGCTTCATCTACGTGGGCACCGTCTCCGTCCTGCCCGAGCTGCTGCGCGACGCCGCCCCCCTCCAGgccttcctccagctcctggggcTACTGGCCGGCGTCGCCATGATGGTGGCCATCGCCCACTACGAGTag
- the SLC39A7 gene encoding zinc transporter SLC39A7 isoform X1 → MAAAARSRGLGVTLATAAVLALCLLPAPAASHEDLHHGHGHSHEGMYHGHGHSHEDLHHGHGHGHSHEGMYHGHSHEGMYHGHGHSHEDLHHGHGHSHEDLHHGHGHSHEGMYHDHGHGHSHEDLHHGHGHSHSHEDLHHGQGHHGHSHEDLHHGHHHPSHKHLPPDPPKPPSSRPDTVTLWMHTMAATLVISAAPYLVLFLIPVESNAPRHQALLKLLLSFAAGGLLGDAFLHLIPHALAPHAHHGEGGHADAEPGGHGHSHHGQEHGRMLAVGMWVLAGIVAFLVVETFVRHAKGGHGHGHSHGHGVKAKGSSSEGEEEPGATGRREKVATKGHRGKSRPAGKGSEESAMEVSGYLNLAADVAHNFTDGLAIGASFLAGPALGTVTAVTVLLHELPHEVGDFAILVQSGCSKRKAMRLQLVTALGAVAGAACSLLAEGAGEAAMTGVLPFTAGGFIYVGTVSVLPELLRDAAPLQAFLQLLGLLAGVAMMVAIAHYE, encoded by the exons ATGGCAGCTGCCGCCCGGTCGCGGGGACTCGGTGTCACCCTCGCCACCGCCGCCGTGCTGGCCCTCTGCCTCCtgccggcccccgccgcctcgCACGAGGACCTCCACCATGGCCATGGCCACTCACACGAGGGCATGTACCATGGCCATGGCCACTCGCACGAGGACCTCCACCATGGCCATGGCCACGGCCACTCACACGAGGGCATGTACCATGGCCACTCGCATGAGGGCATGTACCATGGCCATGGCCACTCGCACGAGGACCTCCACCATGGCCATGGCCACTCGCACGAGGACCTCCACCATGGCCATGGGCACTCACATGAGGGCATGTACCATGACCATGGCCATGGCCACTCGCACGAGGACCTCCACCATGGCCATGGCCATAGCCACTCCCATGAGGATCTGCACCATGGCCAAGGGCACCATGGCCACTCGCACGAGGACCTCCACCACGGGCACCACCACCCCTCGCACAAGCATCTCCCCCCAGATCCCCCCAAACCTCCATCGTCGCGCCCGGACACGGTGACGCTGTGGATGCAC ACGATGGCGGCCACCCTGGTGATCAGCGCCGCCCCCTACCTCGTCCTCTTCCTCATCCCCGTGGAGTCCAACGCCCCGCGACACCAGGCGCTCCTCAAGCTGCTCCTGAGCTTCGCggcgggggggctgctgggggacgCCTTCCTCCACCTCATCCCCCACGCCCTGG CTCCCCACGCACACCATGGCGAGGGCGGCCACGCCGACGCCGAGCCGGGCGGCCACGGCCACTCGCACCACG GGCAGGAGCACGGGCGCATGCTGGCAGTGGGGATGTGGGTGCTGGCCGGCATCGTGGCCTTCCTCGTGGTGGAGACCTTCGTGCGGCACGCCAAGGGTGGCCATGGCCACGGTCATAGCCACGGCCACG GGGTCAAGGCCAAGGGCAGCTCGAGCGAAGGTGAGGAGGAGCCGGGGGCGACGGGGCGGAGGGAGAAGGTGGCCACCAAGGGCCACCGCGGCAAGAGCCGGCCGGCGGGGAAGGGGAGCGAGGAGTCGG CCATGGAGGTGTCGGGCTATCTGAACCTGGCGGCCGACGTGGCTCACAACTTCACGGACGGGCTGGCCATCGGCGCGTCCTTCCTGGCGGGGCCGGCGCTGGGGACGGTGACAGCGGTGACGGTGCTGCTGCACGAGCTGCCCCACGAGGTGGGCGACTTCGCCATCCTCGTGCAGTCGGGCTGCAGCAAGCGCAAG gcCATGCGTCTGCAGCTGGTGACGGCGCTGGGCGCGGTGGCCGGGGCCGCCTGCTCGCTGCTGGCCGAGGGGGCGGGCGAGGCGGCCATGACGGGGGTCCTGCCCTTCACCGCCGGCGGCTTCATCTACGTGGGCACCGTCTCCGTCCTGCCCGAGCTGCTGCGCGACGCCGCCCCCCTCCAGgccttcctccagctcctggggcTACTGGCCGGCGTCGCCATGATGGTGGCCATCGCCCACTACGAGTag